In a single window of the Frondihabitans peucedani genome:
- a CDS encoding FAD-binding oxidoreductase: MLESRSPLDRSGVLAGLLALLGPSKVDTTPEALDEASVDRFKKYQSVHGIFDAPRPVAIAYAESTADVSAILRFADDELVNVVPRSGRTGTEGGLETSVADTIVLDCSRLDRIVRIDRENMQATVQAGVPLQDLEDALREQGLTTGHSPQSKPLAQYGGLVATRSIGQFSTLYGAIEDMVTGLEAVFPGGHVRRIKSVPRRAAGPDIRHVVIGNEGALCVITEVTVKVFVHQPENNEFHGALVDDMETGVAILREVVVNGFRPSVARLYSPEDAAQHFSHFSDGRCVVVFVAEGPRGIVEATSAEIRRVLAGHEHESVDPALIEAWFDDLNWGQDKIDAEKTDMLETGRLGYTTEISADWSAVVDVYDAVLRRIRDEYPHANDLTLLGGHSSHSYQTGTNLYFVYDYAIDCSPEEEIEKYHVPLNAIIVEEALRHGGSMVHHHGIGKYRTPWTAVEHGTAYPVLEALKTAFDPNGIMNRGTVFPVPGAIQPAAEAAGTTAALV, encoded by the coding sequence ATGCTCGAATCCCGCTCCCCCCTCGACCGGTCCGGAGTCCTCGCCGGCCTCCTCGCCCTCCTCGGCCCGTCGAAGGTCGACACCACCCCCGAGGCGCTCGACGAGGCCAGCGTCGACCGCTTCAAGAAGTACCAGTCGGTCCACGGCATCTTCGACGCGCCGCGGCCGGTGGCGATCGCGTACGCCGAGTCCACCGCCGACGTCTCCGCGATCCTGCGCTTCGCCGACGACGAGCTCGTCAACGTCGTGCCCCGCTCCGGCCGGACGGGCACCGAGGGCGGCCTCGAGACGAGCGTCGCCGACACGATCGTGCTCGACTGCTCCCGGCTCGACCGGATCGTCCGCATCGACCGCGAGAACATGCAGGCGACCGTCCAGGCGGGCGTGCCGCTCCAGGACCTCGAGGACGCCCTCCGCGAGCAGGGCCTCACCACCGGCCACTCGCCGCAGTCGAAGCCCCTCGCCCAGTACGGCGGGCTCGTCGCGACCCGGTCGATCGGCCAGTTCTCGACGCTCTACGGCGCGATCGAGGACATGGTCACGGGCCTCGAGGCGGTGTTCCCGGGAGGCCACGTGCGCAGGATCAAGAGCGTGCCCCGACGCGCCGCCGGCCCCGACATCCGCCACGTCGTCATCGGCAACGAGGGCGCTCTGTGCGTGATCACGGAGGTGACCGTCAAGGTGTTCGTGCACCAGCCCGAGAACAACGAGTTCCACGGGGCGCTCGTCGACGACATGGAGACGGGCGTCGCGATCCTGCGCGAGGTGGTCGTCAACGGCTTCCGCCCGTCGGTCGCCCGCCTGTACTCGCCGGAGGACGCCGCCCAGCACTTCTCGCACTTCTCCGACGGCAGGTGCGTCGTGGTGTTCGTGGCGGAGGGCCCGCGCGGGATCGTCGAGGCGACGAGTGCCGAGATCCGCCGGGTCCTCGCCGGGCACGAGCACGAGAGCGTCGATCCTGCGCTCATCGAGGCGTGGTTCGACGACCTCAACTGGGGCCAGGACAAGATCGACGCCGAGAAGACCGACATGCTCGAGACCGGCCGCCTCGGCTACACCACCGAGATCTCGGCCGACTGGTCGGCGGTCGTCGACGTGTACGACGCCGTCCTGCGCCGCATCCGCGACGAGTACCCGCACGCGAACGACCTCACCCTGCTCGGCGGCCACTCGTCGCACAGCTACCAGACCGGCACGAACCTCTACTTCGTCTACGACTACGCGATCGACTGCTCACCGGAGGAGGAGATCGAGAAGTACCACGTGCCGCTCAACGCCATCATCGTCGAGGAGGCGCTGAGGCACGGCGGGTCGATGGTCCACCACCACGGCATCGGCAAGTACCGCACCCCCTGGACAGCGGTCGAGCACGGCACCGCGTACCCGGTCCTCGAAGCGCTGAAGACGGCCTTCGACCCGAACGGGATCATGAACCGCGGCACGGTCTTCCCCGTGCCCGGCGCGATCCAGCCCGCGGCCGAGGCGGCCGGCACGACCGCGGCCCTGGTCTGA
- a CDS encoding SDR family oxidoreductase, whose amino-acid sequence MDISDFSLDLFSLDGRVAVVTGGNSGLGQAFTVALAKAGADVFVPSVADDDGVTRRLVEAEGRRYEFLEIDLTDAAAPEAVIDACLDRVGRIDVLVNSAGICTLAPVADFGRPQWDPMVAVNLTAPFALGHAVSRHFTAQGSGKIINIASLFAFLGGQWSPAYAATKHGIVGFTKAYCDELAGHGVQVNAIAPGYFATAITEQTRSDPATNQRVLDHIPAGRWGDVADLMGATVFLASRASDYVNGHTLTVDGGYLVR is encoded by the coding sequence ATGGACATCAGCGACTTCTCCCTCGACCTCTTCTCGCTCGACGGGCGCGTAGCCGTCGTCACCGGCGGCAACTCCGGCCTCGGGCAGGCGTTCACCGTCGCCCTCGCCAAGGCCGGCGCCGACGTCTTCGTCCCGAGCGTCGCCGACGACGACGGCGTCACGCGACGGCTGGTCGAGGCCGAGGGCCGCCGCTACGAGTTCCTCGAGATCGACCTCACCGACGCCGCAGCGCCCGAGGCCGTCATCGACGCCTGCCTCGACCGGGTCGGCCGGATCGACGTGCTCGTGAACTCCGCCGGGATCTGCACGCTCGCCCCCGTCGCCGACTTCGGCCGACCCCAGTGGGACCCGATGGTCGCCGTCAACCTCACCGCCCCGTTCGCCCTCGGCCACGCCGTCTCGCGGCACTTCACGGCCCAGGGCTCCGGCAAGATCATCAACATCGCGTCGCTGTTCGCGTTCCTGGGCGGGCAGTGGTCGCCTGCTTACGCCGCCACGAAGCACGGCATCGTCGGCTTCACCAAGGCGTACTGCGACGAGCTCGCCGGGCACGGCGTCCAGGTGAACGCGATCGCGCCGGGCTACTTCGCCACGGCGATCACCGAGCAGACCCGCTCCGACCCGGCCACGAACCAGCGCGTCCTCGACCACATCCCCGCCGGCCGCTGGGGCGACGTCGCCGACCTCATGGGCGCGACGGTGTTCCTCGCCTCCCGCGCCTCCGACTACGTCAATGGCCACACGCTGACCGTCGACGGCGGGTACCTCGTGCGCTGA
- a CDS encoding MFS transporter: MSTSRRTVAFLVLSLTGGVVFQVAYIRFVYLGDTARALDISIQEYGNVTSVFGAVAVVMYFVGGWFADRFSPKRLIVVALVGTGAVDLYLATVPGVAGIVVAHVLFAVFGMGLYWSALVKSIGMLGSPDQQGRLFGFLEGTRGLASTVVGFVGSAVVAAAVVASDGVLTLMRLFGVLCFVFAVLVAVLVRQDEAERQAAARQTVTLGELLSAARNRYTWLIGGTIMAMYCFYTLLGYLTPLLQNGFGVAAAAVGVIGVIRTYVFQFVAGPVGGILADKATRSTPRYIRLMFVVAGAAALAFLLLPHRPALIGVAFAITIVLCFAVFSARGVYWATVGEVGVPAVQRGGVIGLASGLAYLPDAFLPSVGAWWVGDPANGVAEQGGGFTALFAFLIGAAVVGFVLTTLTLRQSRRPGTLPSASTASTASTTERPSWTSATSPSTSSRSTGA; the protein is encoded by the coding sequence TTGAGCACCTCCCGCCGCACGGTCGCGTTCCTCGTCCTGTCTCTCACGGGCGGTGTCGTCTTCCAGGTCGCCTACATCCGCTTCGTCTACCTCGGCGACACGGCGCGCGCCCTCGACATCTCGATCCAGGAGTACGGCAACGTGACGTCCGTCTTCGGGGCGGTCGCCGTCGTCATGTACTTCGTCGGGGGCTGGTTCGCCGACCGGTTCTCCCCCAAGCGGCTCATCGTGGTCGCCCTCGTCGGAACCGGCGCCGTCGACCTCTACCTGGCCACCGTCCCGGGCGTCGCCGGCATCGTCGTCGCCCACGTCCTCTTCGCGGTGTTCGGCATGGGCCTCTACTGGTCGGCGCTCGTCAAGTCGATCGGCATGCTCGGCAGCCCCGACCAGCAGGGCCGCCTCTTCGGGTTCCTCGAGGGCACGCGCGGGCTCGCGTCGACCGTCGTCGGGTTCGTCGGCTCCGCCGTCGTGGCGGCCGCCGTCGTCGCCTCCGACGGCGTCCTCACGCTGATGCGGCTGTTCGGCGTCCTGTGCTTCGTCTTCGCCGTGCTCGTCGCGGTGCTCGTGCGACAGGACGAGGCCGAGCGCCAGGCGGCCGCCCGCCAGACCGTCACGCTCGGCGAGCTCCTCTCGGCCGCCCGCAACCGGTACACCTGGCTCATCGGCGGAACGATCATGGCGATGTACTGCTTCTACACGCTCCTCGGCTACCTCACGCCTCTCCTGCAGAACGGGTTCGGGGTCGCCGCGGCGGCGGTCGGCGTCATCGGCGTGATCCGCACCTACGTGTTCCAGTTCGTGGCGGGGCCGGTCGGCGGCATCCTGGCCGACAAGGCGACCCGCTCGACGCCGCGCTACATCCGGCTGATGTTCGTCGTGGCGGGCGCCGCCGCCCTCGCCTTCCTCCTGCTGCCGCACCGTCCCGCCCTGATCGGAGTCGCGTTCGCGATCACGATCGTCCTCTGCTTCGCCGTCTTCTCGGCGCGCGGCGTCTACTGGGCGACGGTCGGCGAGGTCGGCGTCCCGGCCGTGCAGCGCGGAGGCGTCATCGGCCTCGCCTCCGGGCTGGCCTATCTGCCCGACGCGTTCCTGCCGTCCGTCGGGGCGTGGTGGGTCGGCGATCCTGCGAACGGCGTGGCCGAGCAGGGCGGCGGGTTCACGGCCCTCTTCGCGTTCCTCATCGGCGCGGCCGTCGTCGGCTTCGTCCTGACGACCCTCACCCTTCGCCAGTCGCGGCGCCCCGGCACTCTCCCCTCGGCCTCCACGGCCTCCACCGCATCCACCACCGAAAGGCCCTCATGGACATCAGCGACTTCTCCCTCGACCTCTTCTCGCTCGACGGGCGCGTAG
- a CDS encoding GNAT family N-acetyltransferase, with translation MTHVLDDAIGSALRGNQAHLAVHDSASASASGSGSGSASAARFRPSVAPFASVGLAPSAESWSALRAIAGDESAAMFVVPGFAVPDDWERLATLTLTQLTDDDVDPHAVEAQRRTRALTRADVPEMLRLTAETQPGPFLDDTIEFGGYRGVFDGDTLVALAGRRLNPTGWVEVSAVCTDPRYRGRGYARELVLDVVRGIRQGGERAFLHVATGNPARGLYEAIGFVPRRDFEVAVIRARSAA, from the coding sequence GTGACGCACGTCCTCGACGACGCGATCGGGTCGGCGCTCCGGGGGAATCAGGCCCACCTGGCGGTGCACGATTCCGCTTCCGCTTCCGCGTCCGGGTCCGGTTCCGGCTCCGCGTCCGCCGCGCGCTTCCGCCCCTCGGTCGCCCCGTTCGCCTCGGTCGGCCTCGCCCCCAGCGCCGAGAGCTGGAGCGCCCTCCGCGCGATCGCCGGTGACGAGTCGGCCGCCATGTTCGTCGTCCCCGGCTTCGCCGTGCCGGACGACTGGGAGCGCCTCGCCACGCTGACCCTCACCCAGCTGACCGACGACGACGTCGACCCGCACGCCGTCGAGGCGCAGAGACGGACGCGCGCACTCACCCGCGCGGACGTCCCCGAGATGCTGCGGCTGACGGCCGAGACGCAGCCGGGCCCGTTCCTCGACGACACGATCGAGTTCGGCGGCTACCGCGGTGTCTTCGACGGCGACACTCTCGTGGCTCTCGCCGGTCGGCGCCTGAACCCGACCGGCTGGGTCGAGGTCAGCGCCGTCTGCACCGATCCGCGCTACCGCGGCCGCGGCTACGCCCGGGAGCTCGTACTGGACGTCGTGCGCGGCATCCGGCAGGGCGGCGAGCGCGCGTTCCTCCACGTGGCGACGGGCAACCCTGCCCGGGGCCTCTACGAGGCGATCGGCTTCGTGCCGCGGCGCGACTTCGAGGTGGCCGTCATCCGGGCGCGCAGCGCGGCCTAG
- a CDS encoding LLM class flavin-dependent oxidoreductase — translation MSDTRVPLSVLDLVPVSSGSDSREALRNSIDLAQRAEALGYSRYWLAEHHLNPGNAGSASLAFCAVLAGATRTIRLGTAATLLGQWAPLQIAEAAGLVATLYDGRMDLGLGRTLTPPPPPAPGSPAVERPTPPPASTVDGLLLPSPVAGDPRRGRFGLLAELVLRRPETAFEDGVTTILRQLDGTFTDAEGDPVPVLPAVGSGAAVWVHGSSGGESARVAGRLGLPFGANYHTTPWSVLDAVAAYRAAFRPGRIAEPRVIVSADVLVADTEAEAERIGRGFDRWVLSVRAGNGTIEYPAPDDAVPLTPAEQAQVQDRVATRFVGDPARVVERLETLQRVTGADEILLTTSTHAHADRVRSYELLAEAWGVTA, via the coding sequence ATGAGCGACACGCGCGTCCCCCTCTCCGTGCTCGATCTCGTGCCGGTGTCGAGCGGCTCCGACAGTCGCGAGGCCCTCCGCAACAGCATCGACCTGGCCCAGCGGGCCGAGGCTCTCGGCTACTCCCGCTACTGGCTCGCCGAGCACCACCTCAACCCCGGGAACGCAGGATCGGCGTCGCTCGCCTTCTGCGCCGTCCTGGCCGGAGCGACGCGCACGATCCGCCTCGGCACGGCGGCCACGCTCCTCGGGCAGTGGGCGCCGCTGCAGATCGCCGAGGCCGCCGGGCTGGTCGCGACGCTCTACGACGGCCGGATGGACCTCGGTCTGGGCCGCACCCTGACTCCCCCGCCGCCCCCGGCCCCGGGCTCCCCGGCCGTCGAGCGGCCGACACCGCCGCCGGCGTCCACCGTCGACGGGCTCCTGCTGCCGTCGCCGGTCGCCGGCGATCCCCGGCGCGGACGCTTCGGGCTTCTGGCCGAGCTCGTGCTCCGGAGGCCCGAGACGGCCTTCGAAGACGGGGTGACGACGATCCTGCGCCAGCTCGACGGCACGTTCACCGACGCCGAGGGCGACCCGGTGCCGGTCCTGCCCGCCGTCGGCAGCGGCGCGGCGGTCTGGGTGCACGGCTCGAGCGGCGGCGAGAGCGCCCGCGTAGCCGGCCGCCTCGGCCTCCCGTTCGGAGCGAACTACCACACGACCCCGTGGTCGGTCCTCGATGCGGTGGCCGCCTACCGCGCCGCCTTCCGGCCCGGCAGGATCGCCGAGCCCCGGGTCATCGTGTCGGCCGACGTCCTCGTCGCCGACACCGAGGCGGAGGCCGAGCGCATCGGCCGGGGCTTCGACCGCTGGGTGCTGTCGGTGCGGGCCGGGAACGGGACGATCGAGTACCCGGCGCCGGACGACGCGGTGCCGCTCACCCCCGCCGAGCAGGCGCAGGTGCAGGATCGCGTCGCCACGAGGTTCGTGGGCGATCCTGCGCGGGTGGTGGAGCGCCTCGAGACGCTGCAGCGCGTCACCGGCGCGGACGAGATCCTCCTCACGACCTCCACGCACGCGCACGCCGACCGGGTCCGGTCGTACGAGCTGCTGGCCGAGGCCTGGGGCGTGACCGCGTGA
- a CDS encoding alkene reductase, with protein sequence MDLFSPVTLGDVELANRLVMAPLTRTRSGDSGVPNDLNVEHYTQRASAGLIITEGTYPSRESRSYPGQPGIVDDEQEAGWKRVAEGVHRAGGKIMMQVMNGGRVSHTDITGTDRIVAPSAIAIQGEVHVPSGKKPFPVPHELSTDELATVRDEFVEASRRAVRAGLDGVEIHSANGYLLHQFLSPASNQRTDEYGGSPERRARFVIEVVQAVAAEIGAGRVGIRLSPSHNIQDALETDADETRATYEILVDALAPLGMSYLSILHSDPAGEFVQSLRTRFGGGFIANSGFGHITTRDEAIAFIADGHADAVAVGRAIIANPDLVERWEGGHPENELDPSTLYGSSAEGYTDYPRLSA encoded by the coding sequence GTGGATCTCTTCAGCCCGGTCACCCTCGGCGACGTCGAACTCGCCAACCGCCTCGTCATGGCTCCGCTCACCCGCACCCGCTCCGGCGACTCGGGCGTGCCCAACGACCTCAACGTCGAGCACTACACGCAGCGGGCGAGCGCCGGCCTCATCATCACGGAGGGCACCTACCCGAGCCGCGAGTCGCGCTCCTACCCGGGCCAGCCGGGCATCGTCGACGACGAGCAGGAGGCCGGCTGGAAGCGCGTGGCCGAGGGCGTCCACCGCGCCGGCGGCAAGATCATGATGCAGGTCATGAACGGCGGGCGCGTCTCGCACACCGACATCACCGGCACCGACCGCATCGTCGCCCCGAGCGCGATCGCGATCCAGGGCGAGGTGCACGTGCCGAGCGGCAAGAAGCCGTTCCCGGTGCCGCACGAGCTCAGCACCGACGAGCTCGCCACCGTCCGCGACGAGTTCGTCGAGGCGTCGCGCCGCGCCGTCCGCGCCGGGCTCGACGGCGTCGAGATCCACTCGGCGAACGGCTACCTCCTCCACCAGTTCCTCTCCCCGGCCTCGAACCAGCGCACCGACGAGTACGGCGGGTCGCCCGAGCGCCGCGCGCGCTTCGTCATCGAGGTCGTCCAGGCCGTGGCCGCCGAGATCGGTGCCGGCCGCGTCGGCATCCGCCTCTCGCCGTCGCACAACATCCAGGACGCCCTCGAGACCGACGCCGACGAGACCCGCGCGACCTACGAGATCCTGGTCGACGCTCTCGCGCCCCTCGGCATGTCGTACCTGAGCATCCTGCACTCCGACCCGGCGGGCGAGTTCGTGCAGAGCCTCCGCACCCGCTTCGGCGGCGGCTTCATCGCCAACAGCGGCTTCGGCCACATCACGACGCGCGACGAGGCGATCGCCTTCATCGCCGACGGTCACGCCGACGCCGTCGCGGTCGGACGCGCCATCATCGCGAACCCCGACCTCGTCGAGCGCTGGGAGGGCGGCCACCCCGAGAACGAGCTCGACCCGAGCACGCTCTACGGCTCGTCCGCCGAGGGCTACACCGACTACCCGCGCCTGAGCGCGTAG
- a CDS encoding excinuclease ABC subunit UvrA — translation MADADSHDTIRVHGARVNNLRSISIEIPKRRLTVFTGVSGSGKSSLVFGTIAAESQRMINETYSAFVQGFMPSLARPDVDVLEGLTTAIIVDQQRLGADPRSTVGTATDANAMLRILFSRLGMPFIGPPNAFSFNVASVTASGAITVQRGIEKAKAEKRTFTRLGGMCPRCEGRGSVSDIDLTQLYDDSKSISDGAITVPGYTGDGWMVRIIEGSGFFPPDRPIREFTEQQLDDFLHHEPVKVKVNGVNLTFEGLVLRVQKSILSKDRDAMQPHIRAFVDRAVTFTACPDCGGSRLSELARSSRIAGVSIAEACALQISDLAAWVAGLDEPTVRPLLDSLRDTLDSFVEIGLGYLSLDRASGTLSGGEAQRVKMIRHLGSSLTDVTYVFDEPTTGLHPHDIQRMNGLLLRLRDKGNTVLVVEHKPETILIADHVVDLGPGAGSNGGTVCFEGSVDELRASDTITGRHFDDRAALKATVRTPTGSLAIRGATAHNLQEVDVDVPLGVLTVVTGVAGSGKSSLVHGSIPPGAGVVSIDQSAIKGSRRSNPATYTGLLEPVRKAFAKANGVSPALFSANSEGACPTCNGAGVIDTDLGMMAGVATPCEDCEGRRFDASVLEYRFGGLDISEVLALSAAEAEAFFGSGEARVPAAHTILRRLVDTGLGYLTIGQPLTTLSGGERQRLRLAMHLGEKGSIFVLDEPTTGLHLADVEQLLALLDRLVDSGMSVIVVEHHQAVMAHADHLIDLGPGAGHDGGRVVFQGSPSALVEARSTLTGEHLAAYVGARPAGAAAS, via the coding sequence ATGGCTGACGCCGATTCGCACGACACCATCCGCGTCCACGGCGCGCGCGTCAACAACCTCCGGTCCATCAGCATCGAGATCCCGAAGCGGCGGCTGACCGTGTTCACCGGGGTCTCCGGCTCCGGCAAGAGCTCCCTCGTGTTCGGCACGATCGCCGCCGAGTCGCAGCGCATGATCAACGAGACCTACAGCGCGTTCGTCCAGGGCTTCATGCCGAGCCTCGCCCGGCCCGACGTCGACGTCCTGGAGGGGCTCACGACGGCGATCATCGTCGACCAGCAGCGGCTCGGCGCCGATCCGCGGTCCACGGTCGGCACCGCGACCGACGCCAACGCGATGCTCCGCATCCTGTTCAGCCGCCTCGGCATGCCGTTCATCGGGCCGCCGAACGCCTTCTCGTTCAACGTCGCGTCGGTCACGGCGAGCGGCGCGATCACGGTGCAGCGGGGCATCGAGAAGGCGAAGGCCGAGAAGCGCACCTTCACCCGGCTCGGGGGCATGTGCCCGCGCTGCGAGGGCCGCGGCTCGGTCTCCGACATCGACCTGACCCAGCTCTACGACGACTCGAAGTCGATCTCCGACGGGGCGATCACCGTGCCGGGCTACACCGGCGACGGCTGGATGGTGCGGATCATCGAGGGCTCGGGGTTCTTCCCGCCCGACCGCCCGATCCGCGAGTTCACCGAGCAGCAGCTCGACGACTTCCTCCACCACGAGCCCGTGAAGGTCAAGGTCAACGGGGTGAACCTCACGTTCGAGGGTCTCGTGCTCCGGGTGCAGAAGTCGATCCTGTCGAAAGACCGCGACGCGATGCAGCCGCACATCCGCGCCTTCGTCGACCGGGCCGTCACGTTCACCGCGTGCCCCGACTGCGGCGGCTCGCGCCTCAGCGAGCTCGCCCGGTCGTCGCGGATCGCCGGCGTGAGCATCGCCGAGGCCTGCGCGCTCCAGATCAGCGACCTCGCCGCCTGGGTGGCCGGGCTCGACGAGCCGACGGTCCGGCCGCTCCTCGACTCCCTGCGCGACACCCTCGACTCGTTCGTCGAGATCGGCCTCGGCTACCTGTCGCTCGACCGGGCCAGCGGCACGCTCTCCGGCGGCGAGGCCCAGCGGGTCAAGATGATCCGCCACCTCGGGTCGTCGCTCACCGACGTCACCTACGTCTTCGACGAGCCGACGACCGGCCTCCACCCGCACGACATCCAGCGGATGAACGGCCTGCTGCTCCGCCTCCGCGACAAGGGCAACACGGTCCTGGTGGTCGAGCACAAGCCCGAGACGATCCTGATCGCCGACCACGTCGTCGACCTGGGCCCGGGCGCAGGATCGAACGGCGGCACCGTCTGCTTCGAGGGCTCGGTCGACGAGCTCCGCGCGAGCGACACCATCACGGGCCGGCACTTCGACGACCGTGCCGCCCTCAAGGCGACCGTCCGCACGCCGACCGGCAGCCTCGCCATCCGAGGGGCCACCGCCCACAACCTGCAGGAGGTCGACGTCGACGTCCCGCTCGGAGTGCTCACCGTCGTCACCGGAGTCGCGGGCTCCGGCAAGAGCTCGCTCGTCCACGGGTCGATCCCCCCAGGGGCCGGGGTGGTGTCGATCGACCAGAGCGCCATCAAGGGGTCGCGGCGCAGCAACCCGGCGACCTACACCGGGCTCCTCGAGCCGGTCCGCAAGGCCTTCGCTAAGGCGAACGGCGTCTCGCCCGCCCTCTTCAGCGCCAACTCCGAGGGAGCGTGCCCCACCTGCAACGGAGCCGGGGTGATCGACACCGACCTCGGGATGATGGCCGGGGTCGCGACCCCCTGCGAGGACTGCGAGGGCAGGCGGTTCGACGCCTCGGTCCTCGAGTACCGCTTCGGCGGCCTCGACATCAGCGAGGTGCTCGCCCTCTCGGCGGCCGAGGCGGAGGCCTTCTTCGGGTCGGGAGAGGCGCGCGTCCCGGCCGCGCACACGATCCTGCGCCGCCTCGTCGACACCGGGCTCGGCTACCTCACCATCGGGCAGCCCCTCACGACGCTCTCGGGCGGCGAGCGGCAGCGCCTCCGACTAGCGATGCACCTCGGCGAGAAGGGCTCGATCTTCGTGCTCGACGAACCGACCACCGGGCTGCATCTGGCTGACGTCGAGCAGCTGCTCGCCCTGCTCGACCGGCTCGTCGACTCCGGCATGTCGGTGATCGTCGTCGAGCACCACCAGGCGGTCATGGCGCACGCCGACCACCTGATCGACCTCGGGCCCGGCGCCGGGCACGACGGCGGGCGCGTGGTCTTCCAGGGCAGCCCGTCCGCTCTCGTCGAGGCCCGGTCCACGCTGACCGGCGAGCACCTGGCCGCGTACGTGGGCGCGCGGCCTGCCGGAGCGGCGGCATCCTGA
- a CDS encoding SDR family NAD(P)-dependent oxidoreductase → MTTIAIIGAGSGLGLAVARRFAREGFSVALVARHQGRVDALAETLTSEGFQARGFSANVRDAESLRAALEQAAEQLGPVEVVQYSPLPAKEFMRPVLETVAEDLVGPVEFSIYGPVTVAHQVIPGMRALKGGTLLFVNGASAVRPRDAVTGTSIAFAGESAYAQLLHEALAPEGIHVGQLIIPRGIGGGEESHEPTVLADTLWRMHSEKGEFRVYAASLD, encoded by the coding sequence ATGACCACCATCGCCATCATCGGGGCCGGCTCCGGCCTCGGCCTCGCCGTCGCCCGCCGCTTCGCCCGTGAGGGCTTCTCCGTCGCCCTCGTGGCCCGTCACCAGGGGAGGGTCGACGCGCTCGCTGAGACGCTCACGAGCGAGGGGTTCCAGGCTCGGGGCTTCAGCGCGAACGTGCGCGACGCCGAGTCGCTTCGCGCCGCCCTCGAGCAGGCCGCTGAGCAGCTCGGGCCCGTCGAGGTCGTGCAGTACAGCCCGCTTCCCGCCAAGGAGTTCATGCGTCCCGTGCTCGAGACGGTCGCCGAAGACCTCGTCGGCCCGGTCGAGTTCTCGATCTACGGTCCGGTCACCGTCGCCCACCAGGTGATCCCCGGCATGCGCGCGCTCAAGGGCGGCACCCTCCTGTTCGTGAACGGCGCCAGCGCCGTCCGGCCCCGCGACGCGGTGACGGGCACGTCGATCGCCTTCGCGGGCGAGAGCGCCTACGCTCAGCTCCTCCACGAGGCGCTCGCCCCCGAGGGCATCCACGTCGGCCAGCTCATCATCCCGCGCGGCATCGGCGGCGGCGAGGAGTCGCACGAGCCGACCGTCCTCGCCGACACGCTGTGGCGCATGCACTCCGAGAAGGGCGAGTTCCGCGTCTACGCGGCGTCGCTCGACTGA
- a CDS encoding MFS transporter encodes MTSTPTETAATPALAWRMLVLGVLAQASGTVLVSTPAFLIPLLHVQRGLPLPQAGLLAAAPTFGMVLTLVAWGALADRFGERWVIAIGLGLTAVFAGAAVLSTGYVALAVFLVLGGASAASTNAASGRVVVGWFPKHRRGLAMGIRQMSQPLGVTIAAIAIPLLASSGGIGPALLLPLAMNLVLAVLCVILLVDPPRPAVAADAAPAVNPYRGSSFLWRIHAVSVLLVLPQFTLSTFGLVWLISGYGWQEGAAGAVIAGSQFLGALGRIAIGSLSDRFDSRVGLLRLVGVAGTAAMGLLAALSDTSWGAVAAVAFVIATTISVADNGLSFTSVAEAAGHRWSGKALGVQNTGQFVAASAVGPGVGALIAVVGFPVAFGLVALAPLVSIPLVPRHDVSAA; translated from the coding sequence ATGACGAGCACGCCGACCGAGACAGCTGCCACCCCCGCGCTCGCGTGGCGGATGCTCGTGCTCGGCGTCCTCGCGCAGGCCTCGGGCACGGTGCTCGTCAGCACGCCGGCGTTCCTGATCCCGCTCCTGCACGTCCAGCGCGGCCTGCCTCTGCCTCAGGCCGGGCTGCTCGCGGCCGCCCCCACCTTCGGCATGGTGCTCACGCTCGTCGCGTGGGGCGCCCTCGCCGACCGCTTCGGCGAGCGCTGGGTGATCGCCATCGGCCTCGGACTCACCGCCGTCTTCGCCGGAGCCGCCGTCCTCAGCACGGGCTACGTCGCCCTCGCCGTGTTCCTCGTGCTCGGCGGGGCGTCGGCCGCCAGCACGAACGCGGCGAGCGGCCGGGTGGTCGTGGGCTGGTTCCCGAAGCACCGCCGCGGGCTGGCGATGGGCATCCGGCAGATGTCGCAGCCCCTCGGCGTCACGATCGCCGCCATCGCGATCCCGCTGCTGGCCTCGAGCGGCGGCATCGGGCCGGCGCTGCTGCTCCCGCTCGCGATGAACCTCGTGCTGGCGGTGCTCTGCGTGATCCTGCTCGTCGATCCGCCTCGCCCGGCCGTCGCGGCCGACGCCGCCCCGGCGGTGAACCCGTACCGCGGGAGCTCGTTCCTGTGGCGGATCCACGCGGTGTCGGTCCTGCTCGTGCTCCCTCAGTTCACGCTGTCGACGTTCGGGCTGGTCTGGCTGATCAGCGGCTACGGCTGGCAGGAGGGCGCCGCCGGCGCGGTGATCGCAGGATCGCAGTTCCTCGGCGCCCTGGGACGCATCGCGATCGGCTCCCTCAGCGACCGGTTCGACAGTCGCGTGGGACTCCTCCGCCTGGTGGGCGTGGCCGGGACCGCGGCGATGGGCCTCCTCGCCGCGCTGTCGGACACGTCGTGGGGTGCCGTCGCAGCCGTCGCGTTCGTGATCGCGACGACGATCAGCGTCGCCGACAACGGCCTCTCGTTCACCTCGGTCGCCGAGGCGGCTGGTCACCGGTGGTCGGGCAAGGCGCTCGGCGTGCAGAACACCGGGCAGTTCGTCGCGGCGTCGGCGGTGGGCCCGGGGGTCGGCGCGCTGATCGCGGTGGTCGGGTTCCCGGTCGCGTTCGGGCTGGTCGCGCTCGCGCCGCTGGTCTCGATCCCACTGGTGCCGCGGCACGACGTGTCGGCCGCCTGA